The following are encoded in a window of Gossypium raimondii isolate GPD5lz chromosome 13, ASM2569854v1, whole genome shotgun sequence genomic DNA:
- the LOC105783336 gene encoding pathogenesis-related protein PR-4A, translating to MEKLRVCIMVLACVVVSAAAQSASNVRATYHLYNPQNINWDLTAASAFCATWDASKPLAWRQKYGWTAFCGPAGPQGQAACGRCLRVTNTATGTQATVRIVDQCSNGGLDLDVNVFNQLDTNGIGNAQGHLTVNYEFVNCGD from the coding sequence atggagaaattgagAGTTTGCATAATGGTGTTAGCTTGCGTGGTAGTATCGGCGGCAGCCCAAAGTGCTTCCAATGTGAGAGCTACTTATCATCTTTACAATCCGCAGAACATAAACTGGGACTTGACTGCTGCAAGTGCTTTCTGCGCCACATGGGATGCCAGTAAGCCCTTAGCATGGCGTCAAAAATATGGATGGACTGCTTTTTGTGGTCCTGCTGGTCCTCAAGGTCAAGCTGCTTGTGGCCGATGCTTAAGGGTGACCAACACCGCCACTGGAACTCAGGCAACGGTGAGAATCGTGGATCAATGCAGCAATGGAGGGCTGGATTTGGATGTTAATGTATTTAACCAACTTGACACAAATGGGATTGGGAATGCTCAAGGTCACCTCACTGTCAACTATGAATTTGTAAACTGTGGTGACTAA
- the LOC105783335 gene encoding uncharacterized protein LOC105783335 isoform X2, producing MMKYNGLEATTKVVTRSLSSPLCDSKTEQLQRMRLKPPPLMIDKKFLYKQLSMFETSRRRRQILRQERKKEGIIVSENGLTDEDLYELKGCIELGFGFNEEAAQKLCNTLPALDLYFAVNRQLSPLPSPQSQSCSPSPPSVGYIPPCVESPRSELDWKIYISGDNPQQVKTKLRHWAQAVACSLMQSC from the exons atgatgaaatacaACGGATTAGAGGCGACAACAAAGGTCGTCACACGTTCACTGTCCTCACCGTTATGTGACTCGAAAACAGAACAGTTGCAACGAATGCGATTAAAGCCACCGCCATTGATGATTGACAAGAAATTTCTATACAAGCAATTGTCCATGTTCGAGACCTCTAG AAGGCGACGACAGATTCTTCgtcaagagagaaaaaaagaagggatTATCGTGAGTGAAAATGGGTTGACAGATGAAGATTTGTATGAACTTAAAGGGTGCATAGAACTAGGGTTCGGATTCAATGAAGAAGCAGCTCAAAAGCTATGCAACACATTGCCAGCTCTAGACCTTTATTTTGCTGTAAACCGACAGCTTTCACCACTTCCATCCCCTCAAAGCCAAAGTTGTTCACCATCACCTCCCTCAGTTGGTTACATACCACCATGTGTTGAAAGCCCTAGAAGTGAGCTAGATTGGAAAATTTACATCTCAG GAGATAATCCTCAGCAAGTGAAGACTAAGCTAAGGCATTGGGCACAAGCTGTGGCATGTTCTTTGATGCAGTCATGTTGA
- the LOC105783335 gene encoding uncharacterized protein LOC105783335 isoform X3 has product MMKYNGLEATTKVVTRSLSSPLCDSKTEQLQRMRLKPPPLMIDKKFLYKQLSMFETSRRRQILRQERKKEGIIVSENGLTDEDLYELKGCIELGFGFNEEAAQKLCNTLPALDLYFAVNRQLSPLPSPQSQSCSPSPPSVGYIPPCVESPRSELDWKIYISGDNPQQVKTKLRHWAQAVACSLMQSC; this is encoded by the exons atgatgaaatacaACGGATTAGAGGCGACAACAAAGGTCGTCACACGTTCACTGTCCTCACCGTTATGTGACTCGAAAACAGAACAGTTGCAACGAATGCGATTAAAGCCACCGCCATTGATGATTGACAAGAAATTTCTATACAAGCAATTGTCCATGTTCGAGACCTCTAG GCGACGACAGATTCTTCgtcaagagagaaaaaaagaagggatTATCGTGAGTGAAAATGGGTTGACAGATGAAGATTTGTATGAACTTAAAGGGTGCATAGAACTAGGGTTCGGATTCAATGAAGAAGCAGCTCAAAAGCTATGCAACACATTGCCAGCTCTAGACCTTTATTTTGCTGTAAACCGACAGCTTTCACCACTTCCATCCCCTCAAAGCCAAAGTTGTTCACCATCACCTCCCTCAGTTGGTTACATACCACCATGTGTTGAAAGCCCTAGAAGTGAGCTAGATTGGAAAATTTACATCTCAG GAGATAATCCTCAGCAAGTGAAGACTAAGCTAAGGCATTGGGCACAAGCTGTGGCATGTTCTTTGATGCAGTCATGTTGA
- the LOC105783334 gene encoding uncharacterized protein LOC105783334: MAPDASAALAVRQKVQTFLNAACTGNLDLLKKIASQLDEGKGLAKTVADIKDANKRGAIHFAAREGKTEVCKYLLEELKLDVNTKDEDGDTPLLHAARQGHTLTAKYLLEHGADPAIPSNLDATALHHAAGIGDVELLKYILDKGVKVDSQSDAGTPLVWAAGHGQREAVKVLLDYHANPNAENEDNITPLLSTVAAGSLACTDLLIQAGAKVNITAGGATPLHIAADHGSPELINSLLKAGADPNATDEDGLKPVRVAAARGHRGAVEILFPLTSRIDTIPEWTVEGILKYMQFETDKQLEQMKKLTEAKSTRDTALPANDLPEVTPETKKKAAEAKSRGDEAFKRKDFHMAVDAYTQAIDLDPTDAALHSNRSLCWIRLGQAEHALADARACRALRPDWPKACYREGAALRLLQKYDEAANAFYEGVQLDPENKELVNAFREAVEAGRKFHGTDQEKSS; this comes from the exons ATGGCTCCAGATGCTTCAGCTGCCCTTGCAG TGAGGCAGAAAGTTCAAACCTTTTTAAACGCTGCTTGTACAGGGAACCTTGATCTTCTCAAGA AGATTGCCTCTCAACTTGATGAGGGGAAGGGACTGGCTAAAACGGTGGCAGATATTAAGGATGCGAACAAACGAGGGGCAATTCATTTTGCAGCAAGAGAGGGCAAGACTGAGGTGTGTAAATACTTGTTGGAAGAATTGAAGCTTGATGTGAACACAAAAGATGAAGATG GTGACACTCCTCTCCTTCATGCTGCCCGGCAAGGTCATACTCTCACTGCAAAATACCTTCTAGAGCATGGCGCCGATCCTGCTATACCCAGCAACTTAGATGCCACTGCTTTACATCATGCAGCTGGAATTG GGGATGTTGAATTGCTGAAGTATATACTGGACAAAGGCGTCAAGGTTGATTCACAAAGTGATGCTGGTACCCCTTTAGTTTGGGCTGCTGGTCATGGTCAACGTGAAgctgtgaaagtattattagatTATCATGCTAAT CCAAATGCTGAAAACGAGGATAATATCACTCCATTGTTGTCAACAGTGGCAGCAGGTTCACTTGCATGCACGGATTTGTTGATTCAG GCAGGTGCTAAAGTGAATATTACAGCTGGTGGAGCAACTCCGTTGCATATTGCAGCTGATCATGGAAGCCCTGAACTAATAAACAGCTTACTGAAAGCTGGAGCTGATCCTAATGCCACTGATGAG GATGGCCTGAAGCCCGTCCGGGTTGCAGCTGCCAGAGGTCATCGTGGAGCAGTTGAGATACTATTTCCTTTGACGTCAAGAATCGATACCATTCCAGAGTGGACTGTTGAAGGAATTCTCAAATATATGCAGTTTGAAACTGACAAACAATTG GAGCAAATGAAAAAACTGACGGAAGCCAAGTCAACAAGGGACACTGCATTGCCGGCAAATGATCTCCCTGAG GTGACACCCGAAACTAAGAAGAAAGCTGCAGAAGCCAAATCAAGAGGAGACGAGGCtttcaaaagaaaagattttCATATGGCTGTAGATGCATATACACAA GCAATTGATTTAGATCCAACGGATGCTGCACTGCATTCAAATAGAAGCCTTTGCTGGATTCGTCTCGGACAAGCTGAGCATGCTTTAGCAGATGCAAGGGCTTGCAGAGCATTAAGACCAGACTGGCCAAAAGCTTGCTATAGAGAAGGTGCTGCATTGCGTTTGTTGCAG AAATATGATGAAGCAGCTAATGCCTTTTACGAGGGTGTGCAGCTTGACCCCGAAAATAAAGAGCTCGTAAATGCTTTCAG GGAAGCTGTTGAAGCGGGGAGGAAGTTTCACGGTACCGATCAAGAAAAATCTAGTTAG
- the LOC105783335 gene encoding uncharacterized protein LOC105783335 isoform X1: MMKYNGLEATTKVVTRSLSSPLCDSKTEQLQRMRLKPPPLMIDKKFLYKQLSMFETSRDIAWERRRRQILRQERKKEGIIVSENGLTDEDLYELKGCIELGFGFNEEAAQKLCNTLPALDLYFAVNRQLSPLPSPQSQSCSPSPPSVGYIPPCVESPRSELDWKIYISGDNPQQVKTKLRHWAQAVACSLMQSC, from the exons atgatgaaatacaACGGATTAGAGGCGACAACAAAGGTCGTCACACGTTCACTGTCCTCACCGTTATGTGACTCGAAAACAGAACAGTTGCAACGAATGCGATTAAAGCCACCGCCATTGATGATTGACAAGAAATTTCTATACAAGCAATTGTCCATGTTCGAGACCTCTAG GGACATTGCTTGGGAAAGAAGGCGACGACAGATTCTTCgtcaagagagaaaaaaagaagggatTATCGTGAGTGAAAATGGGTTGACAGATGAAGATTTGTATGAACTTAAAGGGTGCATAGAACTAGGGTTCGGATTCAATGAAGAAGCAGCTCAAAAGCTATGCAACACATTGCCAGCTCTAGACCTTTATTTTGCTGTAAACCGACAGCTTTCACCACTTCCATCCCCTCAAAGCCAAAGTTGTTCACCATCACCTCCCTCAGTTGGTTACATACCACCATGTGTTGAAAGCCCTAGAAGTGAGCTAGATTGGAAAATTTACATCTCAG GAGATAATCCTCAGCAAGTGAAGACTAAGCTAAGGCATTGGGCACAAGCTGTGGCATGTTCTTTGATGCAGTCATGTTGA